From a region of the Xyrauchen texanus isolate HMW12.3.18 chromosome 47, RBS_HiC_50CHRs, whole genome shotgun sequence genome:
- the LOC127639050 gene encoding diphosphoinositol polyphosphate phosphohydrolase 3-beta-like has translation MKFKPNQTRTYDREGFKRRAACLCFKNEREDEVLLVSSSRNPDQWIVPGGGMEPEEEPCGAAVREVFEEAGVKGKLGRLLGVFEQNQDRKHRTYVYVLTVTETLDAWEDSVNIGRKREWFTVDEAIRVLQSHKPVHAEYLRRLQISCPRTNNGNLLLPQTSPNNLTPLYSAHASAARR, from the exons ATGAAGTTCAAACCGAACCAGACGCGGACTTACGACCGGGAAGGTTTCAAGCGGCGAGCGGCGTGTCTGTGCTTCAAGAACGAACGGGAGGATGAG GTGTTGTTGGTCAGCAGCAGTCGGAACCCGGACCAGTGGATCGTTCCCGGTGGTGGGATGGAGCCAGAGGAGGAGCCGTGTGGAGCTGCGGTACGAGAGGTGTTTGAAGAG GCTGGAGTGAAGGGCAAACTGGGCCGGTTGCTCGGTGTGTTCGAG cagaaccagGACCGCAAACATAGGACATATGTGTATGTGCTAACAGTGACGGAAACACTGGACGCCTGGGAGGACTCTGTCAATattg GTCGCAAGCGGGAGTGGTTTACTGTTGATGAGGCCATAAGAGTTCTGCAGAGCCACAAACCCGTTCACGCCGAGTACCTGAGACGCCTTCAGATCAGTTGTCCGCGAACCAACAACGGCAACCTGCTCCTGCCTCAAACATCTCCAAACAACCTCACGCCACTCTACAGCGCACATGCATCAGCTGCACGCAGATAG